Below is a genomic region from Triticum dicoccoides isolate Atlit2015 ecotype Zavitan chromosome 5A, WEW_v2.0, whole genome shotgun sequence.
gcggtcttggatttggcttcgggtataaccatggtggtgaaataccggtcttcttttaggacgctcttcgcccatctgacacggaacatcgggaccttctctccagcatagctcagctcccagatctcctcgatccttccgtagtatctgtccttgtcgttaccggtgtaggattccatcgttaccctggagttctgataaccatcgctcttcatgtccttggcctcggtgtagaatgtgtagctgttgatatcgtacgcctcataggtcatcaggttgtgctcggcgccctgtgacaaggcgaatatgagttgttcttccgcggaagaatcctcatgtaaagggtacgacagaagcttctgcttgaaccaacgcgtgaaacatgagttgtgctctttgagtatatctccgtccgtcctctgttggcctcggtcattgtacgtcttcttaataaaggttttgtgctctaccacccaaggatcgaccacgtctatgtgttgtagagcgactaggtttgctctttcaaagtcggcgagtcgaccctcgaagttgacatgcatttcgcggcgaccctcacggtgaccccatccagcgagcctgccgaggtgcctgttgacgggcagaccaacggagttctcgatgcctagataattcgtgcagtaggagatgcactcttcggtcagaaagcccctggctatgcttccctctggacgtgacatgttgcgaacgtatcctttgatgacaccattcatccttttgaatggcatcatgctgtgcaggaacgtcgacccgagttggatgatatcgtccatgatatggaccagcagatgcaccataacgtcgaagaatgcgggcgggaagtacatctcaagctcgcatagtatcaccacgatctcttcctgtagccttctgagttgcctcacgccaacagacttccgagagatgacgtcgaaaaagttgcataggccaaatagcgtttcacggacgtgcgcgtccatgaccccacggattgcaactagaagtatctgcatcatcagcacgtgacagtcgtgagacttcatcccgctgaacttctgcttcgctgggtctaggtatctgcttatcttccccgtgtaaccgtaaggaagttttactcctaggaggcaggtgaaaaacttctcgatctcctcctgacttagagtgaagcacgcgggggggtagtcatttccggtcttcttggcctttttgcctttgcgacgactttccgtgtcctgcttcgcctcatcatcatcatcatcatcatcatcatcatatatagcgtgaagctcctgcctgatgcccattgatttcaagtctgcccttgctttcggcccatctttggtcctctctggcatgttgagcagggtaccaagcagactctcgcacacgttcttcgtgatatgcagtacatcaaggctgtgaggcacacggtggatcttccagtacggcaagtcccagaaaacagacctcgttttccatacctttaccagcagctctggcgcctttcgcttctttcccggctctggcgccttttgcttctttcccggcagtgggcaatttttccaatttttcaacagctcgtctatttcctcgccgctcctcgtacgcgggcgtcctcggggttcggtttcaccatcgaacagatccttgcgttttctccacgggtcatcgtcgcgaagccaccttcgatgtcccatgaacacggttttcgaagacccgggatctttatctagctggcgatacgttgtgtcatccatgcacctgacgcatccagaaaatccgaggaccacctgccccgcgacatatccgtaaccgagatagtcgtgcaccgtcgtgagcagcgcggctctcatagggaaatattctttctctgcggcgtcccacgtattggctggcgttttccacagcgtgtcaagctcctctttcagcagccccagatacagattgatgtcattccctagttgtttcggtccttcaattagcatactcatgtgaatgtacttcctcttcatgcacaaccagggggaaggttgtacatccacacaaacacaggccaggtgctatgtgtgcttctctgtctgccaaacggattgactccatcggtgctcgcgcccagcacgatgttccttggatcgttcccaaattctaggtcttcgaagttcaacgcttgccactggctcgcatccttagggtgactcagcatcttgtcttttttatctatctccggatcatttgcgtcatcttctcgcttcttctcctccctatccgcgtgccaacgcaggagctttgctaccttagggtccgcgaaataccgctgcagacgaggagtgatcggaaagtaccacaccacttttcgaggagctttcttccttttcttgtatcgagtgacgccgcacactggacatatggtagactccgcatgctcgtcccgataaatgatgcaattgttcatgcacacatggtatttcacgtgcggtaaatccagaggacacacgattttgttcgcctcctccaaactggtcgggcacttgttccccttgggaagacgtttgtgccagaatgacatgttctcgtcgaagcatgcgtcggtcattttgtgttttaccttcatctccagagccatgagcgttactttcaggcgggtatcctcgggcctgcatccttcatacaatggagtaactgcgtctaactcaagttgatccatcttggctttctctcgggcggcagctcttgcgttatccgtctgcttgagaagcagctcttgaatatgagggtcctgcacccagcccatcgatggtccagcgtcgtctgctccgccggcatcatcatcttcatgatcatgcccgtcgtctgctccggcatcttcctcatcatcatgtcctgcatcttctacatgatgactgtgtacagcatcaccgtcgtgatcatctcctggggattcttcgtcttctcgcccgcccgagccgcggtggttgtcttgctgcccttcctcatttcttgcccggcccccatggacgacttcgtagtcatcttcatcaccttgccaccgatagccatccatgaaaccacgcaagagcaggtggtcccgcacctgcccggattccgggtccgcaataaggctcttcagcttgcatcttcgacacggacatcttatctccgtctcgttcttttgaagcatctcggccttcgcagacctcaaaaacctattcacgatgccttcggtcatcgtgcggaccatggtcgcctgcagggtagagcaaaacgatattttagaaccaagaaaaaaattggcatgactttccctaaaaataggaccaaaaagaatgcttaatgccaaaattcttgccgaaacggaaatgaatcaacattctggcaaaatattggcaactatcgcatttcaaataccggtacacctccaaacacaaacagatatgcaacaccacaaacatatgcaacaccacgaacatacatagatctagctaggccataaaaagtgcatgtgcacattgttgtagggagaacaacataaatatagcttccccccttacttacctatcaaaacaaggtaatttaaccacttaaattgaatgaatctatggtggaaatgaggtgaaaaagaggaggcacccgagacaaggaggaggtggagagaatgaagtggggagaaagtgagtgtgggtaggagaggctgtccaaaatatcttgttgctgcccacttactaatggcgcaccaactctaaatgcgccattagtaatccaggttactaatggcgcaccttctggtggtgcgccattagtagttttgcaaaaaaaatatactaatggcgcactgttccacagtgcgccattactagtttaaactagtaatagcgcacggtcgaacagtgcgccattagtagttttgcaaaaaaaggaataaaaaatataataaaaaaaacaacattagtggcgcactttccgacaggtgcgccattactagttacaactagtaatggcgcactgtgtttggatgcgccattagtatgtttggacaggcgcactagttcaaaaaaaaattgatactaatggcgcaccctgggccaggtgcgccattagtagtttcagctctaatggcgtatcagaaggtggtgcgccattagtatatactaattgcgcaccgcttgtctggtgcgccattagtgtcaatctcatctatagccctttttctagtagtgccatcaccgtccagcaagcctacgatggaattactcacgcacggcggtgaggatcatgaaattggtgatggttgatgatgatgatggcgacggattcccctctctggagccctgaacggactccggatcagccctcccgagaggctttagagcttggcggcggctccgtatcgtaaaacacgatgaattcttctctctgattttttctccccgaaacacaatatatagagttggagttggagtcggaggagctccagggggcccacgaggtagggggcgcgccccccaccctcgtggacaggtggtgggccccctggccttcatcttttgcaggtattttttatattttccaaaaagttgctccgtaaagtttcaggtcattccaagaacgtttgtttctgcatataaaataacaccatgataattctgctgaaaacagcgtcagtccgggttagttccattcaaatcatacaagttagagtccaaaataagggcaaaagtgtttggaaaagtagatacgatggagacgtatcagcggtcgAGGACATCGGCGAGATGTGGTTGTTGGCCATGGTGGATAGCTATGGCCGGCTTGGTCGAATTCAGGTCGTCGCGGCTCGCCCTCCCCATCTTCATGCGGCCGCTGCTCGCGCTCGCCGTAGCAGCCCGGCTCCTATTCGCCACAGCCCCACGCGGCAAGGAATAAGCCGCATCAGGGAGATGCAGTCGGTAGAGGGTACTGCTCGTGGCCCAGCGGCGACCCTGGCGTACATGCCCTTCTCGTCACCGACGGCGTCCTCCTGGTGCGGGAAGGAGGTGGGAAGGGGAGGGAGCGACCCGTGACCAGGTTGGGCATGGGCGTGGGCTCGAGCagcgaggagaagcagaggagcACGAGCAACGCCGACACGGCGCCTGCCGCGAATACGAGCGTGTTGTGGACGTGGCCGTCGAGCGTGCGGCTTGTGCGCCGGGGCGGGTGGGCAGCGCGGCGATGGCAGGGTGGAACAGGCGCGCAGGGCGTGGATTTCTCTGGTATGCATCAGCCGCCGGCTTCGATCGCGGTTAACTGCTCACCGGCGTTAGGGGCGCCCGGCGCGGTGACGGAAGCTCGATAACAGCGGATAGCTTTACGTCATCTACCTGCTCATGGACGATGTACACGAGGTGTTTGTTAAAATgccagagagagaggaggaagaagaatgacatgtgggccccacctgTTATAACGGTCTAGTTAACGGTCCGGAATAACAAAGTTAACTTTCCAGCCACATCAGCGCTGACGGGTGGGATCCGCCTGTCATAAACGCGTTTAAATCGTCTAAACTGGCCATTATCCAAAAGTGATAGTTTTTAGTTACAAGGTTTCAATTTTTTGATAGTTTTCGGTCACTTTTAAAAAGATGGTAGTTCTGTGGGGCGGAAGCTCCAATTATGGTAGTTTTTTTGTCAAACACTCTAATGAGATGGATCGCTACGTTGGGTCATCGTTTTTATCCGTTTAGACCCAAACGACGCACGCAGACGAAATGGGATGTGCACTGAAGTTCGCCttagatttttttaattttttgtgtgAATAAGTTGGCCTTGGATTCTTTCATTTGCATAACGTGTCCACGGTTTACATGATGCCTAAAGTACTCACGCACACACACGCCCTGCCACATGTGGCCCATTGTTagtccaacacacacacacacacacttctctctctcactcacaggTCCGCCGATAATACTGTATCAGGTGTGACATTTGCCTCCCCTTGAGCGCGAGCGTCTTCTTCCCAGAATCTTGCCGTAGGGTATCGATGCCGGAGCACTGAGTTGCCCTCCCAGGACGCCAAATCTGCAGCTGGCGAAGAACACTGCACCTTCACTTGTACCACTGAGCTGTTACCTTTCTTGACCAGGAGACGCTCGAGGATGGCGATTGGTTCGACCGGTGTAGCTGTGAGATCAGGTGTGCGAGGTAGCTTGGAGAAGACCAGAGTATAATCTGGTGTGTATGGCTTCAGTTGAGAGACATGGAATATCGAGTGTATGCGGTACCGTGGACTGGGTATAGGGCTGAAGCTTGAGCAGAACAGAGTCTTCTCCCTCAAATGATGGCTGTGTACGATTTCTGTCAGCCTTCTGTTTGAACCTGTTCTGAGAGCATGCCAACTGCCCCGGAGCCAACCATTGTGAGTCGCCCAGTCCAATTCAGTGCGAGCACCGACCTACTCCCTTCGGCCATCCTGAGAGCAAGATGTTGGCCACGCTTGCCGTCAAACCGACGGCCGAGGCAACTTTGGACGCCATGGCCACCATGAGCGTGCTGCCAAGGCGCGGTCGCTTGCGAAGGAGTTCGGGACGATTGAGTTCCGCAGCTGCAAGTTCAATGGACTTAGCAATGAGACTGGATAGCTCGGTGACCAATCTAAAGATCCTCGGCGCTGATGCCTCCCAGGAACAGGCCGGGTGCACGTTATTGAGGCAAACATAACCGCCAACATTCGTACGTGCGTGCGCTCTGGCACAAACAGAACTGCCAACAATTACTAGCGAGTCCCAACAAGGACGACAACAAGAACCCATGTATATAAATTCTTTGTCGAGCCAAATATTAGCAGCAGGAGTTCACAGTGCATGATCAGAAACAACCAAGGGAACAACAGCGGTATATATATGATAAATTATCTACCCCCACTTCTCCACCCCCAAGAAAATCATGGGTTTCAAACGCACCCGGTAACCAAAATACAAGCCAACAGCCAGCCTGCATTCCTGTCTATATCTGCAGTTATCAGCTTCTCCTCCGCCTTCAAGTCAGGGTGTTGGAAAGAATCACCGCCGCGGCTTCCCTTCCATGTCGGTTCCTTTACATTGCAGCCGCACAACAAAATGTCAGTTGATGCCGCTGCAATCATTTGTCCTCACTGGATCTTTCTTGGCAGCACCAATTGTCCCCCCAGGCCCCAATTAACCAATCAGCTATACAATGTCCAGGCTCACAAGTCATCACCCACCGCCGCTACTCCTGATGTTGTACAATCAGTAGACTCTTCTATTGTTGTTGTTTCTGTATCTACTAAGCTAGTATCACCATGTACCCGCCTATAAAAAAGAACATAAGCTGCCGACGTCTTTATGCTATCCTCGTTCTCAAGACCTGAGACACAACGGTCGTCAAAATCATACCACTTCTTTTTCCCATCATTCTGCAACAGAAGGTACCTTGTGTGAGAAGCTGACTAAGCACATGCAGTGTTTGCTTAACGGGCTAAGCACATGCAGAGAATAACAAACAAGTCAGCGGGGAAAAGAACACTTACATAAACATATGCAGTGTAGTGACCTCCTCCCATGCTCCCATAGTGGTTACTGACAGCATACAGTTGATAGTGGTTGGACATCTGCCCGCTTCTGTCGCGGATATAACTCGACAAGTCAAGATCATGAATCGGGAAGTCCACATATGTATCCAGCTTGTTTTTTGTGTACCGACTGTATGAAAATCTTTTTAGGTGTATTATGAGGATCTCCGGTAACCTCCAAAGGTCTAGTTTCTTACTAGCTTGTCGGTGTTCTTTACAACCTGGGCAATACctgtgaaaagaaaatgaaataaacATGAATACTTGTGCATGCTTCTATGTTTTTCCTCCAGCAGTTTTTCTACTTCTTTGGGGAAGTAACTCAAAGCAAGAGATTATAAAACAGTGATACATGACAATATCGATGAAAAATAATTACCACATGTCCTCTGGGCCCAATGGTTCCTCCTTTATAAATGCTTCAAGACATGCATACAGGGAACAGGTTTCCTGTGGTCTCCTTGTAAACAGCACGGTCTTGTAAACCTCAGGAAGCGAAtccaaagaatcaaggttatattgCTTGAGACCATTATCCTGCCAACTCACAGACACAATCAAACGCTTCTGCAAATTGGAAAGTGTAATAGTTTGATCCATTTCTATCTTCATGCGCTGGTTCGGGAACCTTTCAGTATTCAAGAAAAATAGCATGCCACCTTCAGTCGTCATGTCATCCTCACCAGCATTAGTGTTCATGCTGGAGCACTCTGCAGCATCGGAGCTCATATCGATGTCTGAAGTTTCATTCACAGGGCTGCTTTTGCCAGTTATTTGATCAGCATCCAAAACATCATCTTTTGGTTCTCGGAATGGAGTCAGAGCTTTTAGGAGAAGATTGTAGATAGTACGCCCATCAATTGTGTCGGGGAGATTTGATACAAGAGGAATGCCAAAATTCTTCCAAGACTTCCTACCAAAACTAGAGATGGAGGACCTGTACATAAAAGGGAGATTTTGTCGTAAGAAGGCTCTATCTGTACTTCTTAAgcagataaaacaaaagaaaacagaCGATGAAGGCGTTGATATCCAACTTTTCTTTTCTTTCAGAAAAACTGAGATCTAACTTTGGCAGCACAACATAACAGACAAGGCGATTATACTTACTCCATACGTTCGCTTTTGAACACCACTACAGCTGCACCTTCACTGTCTTTCGGAAGTCGATATGCAACCAATTTATCTCCATCTCTGATCAAGGAGATATCATCAGAGGGATCCTCCAAGTAGCGGATGAGAGAACTATTGTAAACCTACATGTAAATATCATAAAAATATAGTAAGGAAGCATGCAGGGGATATGTAGTagcttttggcacaagaatgatatGCGGGAATGAATAATACCTCAGCAACCAGGAGGCGCTCGTCGTCTCTAAGCGaacaagcattgcttaacgcaTTGATGAGTGTCTTAAAGTCTCCAGATTTTGGTATACTCACAGTGTAAGGAGATGGCCCAATAGAGCCGTCAGTACTAAAGACTGTTACGGTCATTGTTCTCATTGTCGTTGAAGGCAGGGGCAAAGATAAATACATAAACGGGTCAAACGTTATGGAAACTTTCTTGCAAAGTGGGCAAACTAGCGTAGACTTGTATTGGCCCTGTCAATGAAGCACCAAAGATGGTCAAAAGTTTGACAAAGCATACAAGTTAAAGGAGCCAGAATAAAAATCGACCATTACCCACATTCATTCCACCCAAAAATAGTGTGTATGGATATACCAGTTTGATCACGAATTACATAGGTTTGAAAAGGGATTCTACTTGCTCTTTCATTCGATATATGTATCCACAAGAATAACGTATAAAGATGCATTGCCTTCCGCCAATTAAATGGATCGGTATGGACAATAGGGAGTCCAACGGAATTGCCTGGGCACTGGTATCACAGCTGTTTAGGTGTTGATGATTTGACTTGCTGATACCCAGCCCCTCACTGACACCCCTAATGGATATTAAAAGGACTAGGAAATGGCTTCCGTAAGTATGGGAGGAATCTAACAGCAGATAACCAGTAATTTCTTAATTCATCCACAGGAAATAGAAGATAATTCAGTTAAGAGTAGTGGCTACTTTAAATGAGATATGAGATGGCATATCTTACAAAAATCAAGAAAATGCATGCGCATAAAACTAACCTGGCATGTATCAACTATAATGGAATCATTTCGAGCTAAATGGTTGCCCCAGTACTCATCGGCGACCTCTTCATCAGGACGACCATCTGAATCCTTTGCTTCAGCATAGGGTTTACATTTGACACGATTCAAATCTTCATGTAGTCCATCCAATAAGAAAGCAAGAAGCTCCTACAAATAGCACAGGAAAGTCATCTGTAAACCAATCTATTGGCACTCACAAAACATTCCAGGTAAATACTAAACACTATGTGAGTTTGCTAAAATACTACTACATGACTGGGAAGTGTGAAAATAATACAAAGGAAATAATCAACACCCTCAAGAAATATAAGCAATTAAACAGGGCTAGTTTGGTTGCTGCCCTGGGCTGCATGCCTGGGCAGGAATGTTGTCTGACCCGGGCCTAGGACTTCCGAGTTTTCTAGCCTGGTGAGGCAGCCTGGACTAGCACCTGTCTCGAAACAGGGCCTGGGCCTGGTAGGCAGTATACACATAACTGACGCATCAGCCCACAACCCACCTGCAAATGGATTGATTAGCGCCAGGCAGCCGCTGGCCACGGTCCAGGCAACTAGAATCTGACGCCTGACAGGCTAACTATTGGCCTGAGCTATGCAGGCCAGGCTAGCTCTATTATTTTTAAGGGTTCCAACCAAAACAAATAGCAGGCAGAACCCAGGGAGGCTCCAGGCCAGGCACCACATAGCGTGGATGCAAACCAAACTAGACCACAAACTCACAGGATTCTGGCATTGTAAATTATCGACAGGATTAACACAGTAGCAAGTAACATGACTCGTAAATTTAGGCTAATTGATTCTGAACGTGAAAATGGAAGTAGGATTAAGTGGCTTAACACATTGCCAACCATGCTAAAAACATCTGTGTCTTTCAGAAAACAAGAAATTTACCAACCTGTGAATCATGTTGGTTAAAGCCACTGAATTGGGGGGCAAAGCGTGCAAGTTTTGCCTTAAACTGGCGAGGAGAAAATGAGGTTCCGTCAATAGCCCACAACTTCCTCACCAGATCTCCAAATGAATAAGCAAGCTCCCCCTATTTAAGAAACATTGTCTAGATGAGCAACGGAATAAAAATTAAGAATAAATGAACTGTGTTTATGGTAAAAGAAATTTCAACATGCCTTCATTCCTAGTGGGTTCTGGGTGTTTATTTCCTTCTGGTAATCTCCAAGAAAATAGTCAACCAGCTTTGAAGTATGAGCCAAACACTGGACTGCACTGTTCATGAAACATGTGTTTCCAAGATTGTCTAATCCTATTAAACCAGAGCCAACTTGCTTACAgattccacctgatgaatccagatCCATGTCCATGATGCCACCATTGCTCAAAGCTGAGCTACCCATGGTCAATGCTAACTCATCTTTTCTCCCAGCAGCACCATTAGCCGGAGGTTCTGATATATCATAGAATTGTATTTCCAGAGGCATCTGAAGATGTGATCAAAATCATATAAGCACAATATACTACAGAAGTATTCCATTACTCATCTAAAGATATGAATAAAAGGCCATTGAAGATCTTATTTCAGAACTTAACCGCTGTTAGATTTAgtatcaaatactccctccgtctcaaaatgtaAGACGTTCTTGACAGTGTCCGTATCAAAATGTAAGACGTATTTTGACACTGTCAAGAACGTCTtacattttgagacagagggagtaactAGGAAGGACAACCTGGTGTATACTTCGTTTAGTCAAGCCAGGCGCGTCTGGATTAACCTAGCAGAAGCCAACTCATCTATTTTGAGGAAGCTGGCTCAATCCAGATCGGTCATCATCTTTGATATTATGGAGGGAGGGGGGTACCAGTACCAATATATACAATGCTAAACATGCTTATAACTTGCCAGATATAAGTAGAACTTCAGGCATTAGCCCAATTTAGTTGCAAATAAACAGGCTAGCACTCCAGCATTGAGGCGAGGTTAGATTTCAAAAGCTCGGAGAAGATGCGGGCTATAAATACTTCCAATTTCAACCCGCTTAAAAGCAACTGCAACTATTAGTTACTTACTACCCATGTGCACATGAAAATTTAAGTGACCAAAGTATAAAATTTTCATTAGGACGGTGAATATTTACTCAAGAAACCAGCAATATAGCGTTACAGTGCTCCGCATTCAAATAAAATTACGATGTTGCAGGAGGAAATAACAGTTATGGGGATTAATTTGGCTAATTAGTAGTAATGCAGTAGAAAAGCCTTAAGAAGTGGCTAGGAGATAAAAGACTATGATCAACACAACTGTACAATTAATTTATAGCAATCTTATGCAAGAAATTAAGCATAGGCAATAGAATGGCAAATTTGATCGAGAAGATAATGACCTCCTGGTCAGAAGACCGAGGATCTTGGGGCATACGGTTCCATTCATTCATCAATATGAAGGTTGTTCGCCCAGAGAAATCCCATATGTGAACCTAAATATAAATAGACATGTGATCAAAAAGAAAGAAACACAAAACTTTACACATTCAAGTGAAAATAGTCAGAAATTACCGGCTCAGACTCCGAAGCCAGAATCTTGTTTGCTCTTTTAAAGTTCTCGGCTGAGTTGTCCTGATATGTTAAAAGTAGAAGTTAGAACAACACCGTTTTCTTATGAACTGAGGTGAAATTCATGCATGAAAACATATAGATCCTTTACAAAACCAACACTGCCGAGAAACCTTCCTTCAAAACAAGGAGGGGAAGCAGATAGTGTGCAAAATAACACATACCTTTCTACTGATCTTCAC
It encodes:
- the LOC119298886 gene encoding ubiquitin carboxyl-terminal hydrolase 8-like yields the protein MPSSPLAAGDAASTSGPGPASAAPADDDDRVFLVQHRWWREAQEGAEIDAHAIPYAAAPSGAPSYGFRGVLSLLMSDNAAFTLRRADDLLQPEASAKAGARSYALVAADLFGKARTWHSDSLKSNGKSSLLTEEASVNIYPIMLRVSVTRGTNALTVKISRKDNSAENFKRANKILASESEPVHIWDFSGRTTFILMNEWNRMPQDPRSSDQEMPLEIQFYDISEPPANGAAGRKDELALTMGSSALSNGGIMDMDLDSSGGICKQVGSGLIGLDNLGNTCFMNSAVQCLAHTSKLVDYFLGDYQKEINTQNPLGMKGELAYSFGDLVRKLWAIDGTSFSPRQFKAKLARFAPQFSGFNQHDSQELLAFLLDGLHEDLNRVKCKPYAEAKDSDGRPDEEVADEYWGNHLARNDSIIVDTCQGQYKSTLVCPLCKKVSITFDPFMYLSLPLPSTTMRTMTVTVFSTDGSIGPSPYTVSIPKSGDFKTLINALSNACSLRDDERLLVAEVYNSSLIRYLEDPSDDISLIRDGDKLVAYRLPKDSEGAAVVVFKSERMESSISSFGRKSWKNFGIPLVSNLPDTIDGRTIYNLLLKALTPFREPKDDVLDADQITGKSSPVNETSDIDMSSDAAECSSMNTNAGEDDMTTEGGMLFFLNTERFPNQRMKIEMDQTITLSNLQKRLIVSVSWQDNGLKQYNLDSLDSLPEVYKTVLFTRRPQETCSLYACLEAFIKEEPLGPEDMWYCPGCKEHRQASKKLDLWRLPEILIIHLKRFSYSRYTKNKLDTYVDFPIHDLDLSSYIRDRSGQMSNHYQLYAVSNHYGSMGGGHYTAYVYNDGKKKWYDFDDRCVSGLENEDSIKTSAAYVLFYRRVHGDTSLVDTETTTIEESTDCTTSGVAAVGDDL